TTTCCGCGATCCGGCCGATGGAGGCGCGGCGGAAGTCGTGACACTGGCAGCGGGAAAGGATGGTGGCCGGGATCTTGGAGGTTTCGGTGGTGGCAAAGATGAACAGGGTGTGGCCGGGAGGTTCTTCCAGGGTCTTCAGGAGAGCATTGAAGGCCTCCCGTGTAAGCATGTGCACTTCGTCGATGATGTAGATCTTGTGCCTGCAGGATACGGGGGCAAACTTGACATTTTCCCTCAGTTCCCTGACTTCGTCGATACCGCGGTTGGAGGCGCCGTCGATTTCCCGGACGTCCAGTGAAACGCCGTCCCGGATCTCACGGCAATGGACGCATTCATTGCAGGGCGTCTCCGTCGGGCCATGCTCGCAGTTCACCGCCTTGGCCAGGATGCGGGCGACGGTCGTCTTTCCCACCCCCCGGGGACCGCTGAACACGAATGCGTGAGCCAGCCGCTGGTTGCGAATGGCATTCCGGAGCGTTCGTACGACCGGCTCCTGCCCGACCACATCTTCAAACCGCTGAGGTCGCCATTTCCTGGCCAGGACGAGGTAATCCACAGGTGTCTTTACCAGAGATAATAAAAGGATAGCCAGGTTGACCCGCGGCACACGACGGTTTCTGATACCGCTGCTTCCTTCCGGACCTGACGGGGTTCACAGTCCGCCGTTGCACGGGACCCGGCTATCCGTTCCGAATGCTGTAGAATGCGTGTTCCCTCTCGGAAGGAACAACCGATTGCTCCATCTGCAGAGCGTTGGATCATACGGCAGCGGAAATACGAATGTCAAGAGTTTCGTCGGGTAGACACATGAAATCCAGGCCGGGGAACTTCGGAGACAGCCCCTCCCACATAGACTGTCTGGATATGAAAAGTAATTCGATGCCCGCATTTTTTTTGACACGACGAAACAACTGTGAGAAAAGAACGGCTCACAAGACGTAACGCACGGCGATGGAGGAACCATGGAAATCACAACCACTGTTGAACGAGACACCATTACCGTGGAGCGGGACATCATGACCGTCACACCCAAAGGCAGGATCGACGCGGTGACGGCGGCCGATTTCGAGAAGGAATTAACCCGTCTCTCCGGGGAGGGATACCGCTATTTCCTGCTGGACCTGCATGCCCTGGATTATATATCGAGCGCCGGTCTCCGGAGCATTCTGGCTTTCGCCAAAACCCTGAAAGGGAAGGACGGGCGCCTGGTATTCACCTCTCTTCAGGGACCCGTCAAGGACGTCTTCCGCATTTCCGGCTTCGGTTCTATCTTCAAACTCTGCGAAACAAAAGAAGAAGCGTTCCGGGAGTTCTGAGGCCGATCCCCTTCGCCGCCGACGACACGGATCAAATCATCAGCGGATTCTCTTGGTGACGTCATGAAGGCATGGCTGCGCTGCAAGGCCTGCGGCTTCATCGCAGAAGAGAAAGAACTCCGCGACGTCTGCCCTGCCTGCGGCGTTCCCCGCAAGATGTTCGAGCCTTACCGGCATCCGATCTCCGAGTCGAGGCGGCGCATCCTGGATCTTCATATGCATCCCGTGATCGTCCACGCCCCGCAGGCCCTGGCTTTTCTTCTGGTTGTCATGACGGCGCTCCTGCTCCCGGTCCGGGGACCACTGCAGGCGGACCTGGCGGCATCCGTCCGGATCATGGCCGTCTGCCTTCCCGTCACGATCGCCGCCGCCCTGGTCTCGGGCATTATCGACGCCCGGGTTCGGTTCCGCAGGGTCGACACGCCTCTCCTCAGGAAGAAGATCGTGGTCGGCGTCCTGTTCGGAGCGATCTCCCTGGCGCCTCCGCCGATCGCTTATCTTCTCCCGCTCGATTCGACCGGAACGGCGGCGACGCTTCTGGTCCTGGCAGCCGCGATGCTGGTGTGCAGTTCCGTTCTGGGCCTTATGGGGGCACGACTCCTGGACGCGAAGTTTCCCGGATAGACAACCAACCGCCCGATCGCCAGCCGATACCTCGTTGTCCTATGATCCGGCCCCTCCGCTCCCGGAATCGATGCCGCCGGAGGCGGGCGGACCCGTCCAGCGGACCGCCAAGACCGTGATGTCGTCCGATTGGGGTTCGGCACCGGCAAATCCATGTACCGATTCGACAATCCGCGCGACGAGCCCTGCCGGGTCCGAATCCTCCCTTTCCGCCACGGTCCCGAGCAGCCGGGCGTCACCGTAAAAGCGTTTCTCCTGATTCATCGCCTCGGTCACACCGTCCGTATAAAGGATGATCTGGTCGCCCGGGCCGAGGCAGACGCGCTCCATCCGGTAGGCAGCCTCTTCGGAGACGCCCAGCACAATCC
The DNA window shown above is from Syntrophales bacterium and carries:
- a CDS encoding STAS domain-containing protein: MEITTTVERDTITVERDIMTVTPKGRIDAVTAADFEKELTRLSGEGYRYFLLDLHALDYISSAGLRSILAFAKTLKGKDGRLVFTSLQGPVKDVFRISGFGSIFKLCETKEEAFREF